CAGGTGTTGCTGGACGATGAGGAGTACAATGATGGCTGGTACTTCGGCAGGAACTTGCGCACGCAAGAGGAAGGCTTGTATCCTGCTGTGTTTACACAGGAGATTAAAATGGAGAGGAAGTATCCGCTAACGCGGGCAAAGAGTTTCAAGAGATCGGTCAGCAACGACAGTATCTCgcagcaacaacaacaacaacaacaggGTGCAAACAATTCAATTATGGAGGATATCGACACGGCTCTCAACGATATGAGTGGGGATTCCTCTCTCGGTGGTGTGGACGAATCTGCTCAGCAGCAGGTGGAGGTCTCTATGATCACCACGACAACTGCATTGGATACTTCCAGTGCAGACAACGTTGGCTCCGGCAACTTAACTCCTACGCACGCTAGGGACTGGTCTCCATCGCAGGTCGCTGCTTATTTCCGTTCTGCGGGATTCAGCCAAGACACTGCGGAAAAGTTCGAACAGCACAAGATATCTGGTCCAATCCTGCTGGAGTTGGAGTTGTCGTACTTGAAGGAGCTCGACATCGACTCTTTTGGTGTCAGGTTCGAAGTCTTTAAAGAAAtcgaaaatattaaaaatgcaaTGGGCGCCTCGCCAGAGCAGGTTCTGCAACCGGTGCAGAGTCAACAACGCACATCTGATATGTATTACCAAACTTCAAGAACAAGCTCAAATAGCGGTCAATTGATGCCACCGGCAAACTTCGACACTTTGTCATACGCAAAAGACGGTCTGCCAACAATAGAGAGACCATCTTCGGCCAGACATGTGAGGAATCCTTCGAAGTCACTCGATGACTTGCCTTCTTCTAATCCTTCTCCAGGAACAGAAAGTCAAAACTCTGGTTCAAATATCCGTCACTCAAAAATACAAAGACCAATGTCGACAATTGTAAATAGCGAATCGACGACCTTCACGAAAAAAGATGAACTGCCCCTCCCAAAATCGGTCTCGGAAGTTCTTAGTAACAATAACTCGTTTGCATCTCCAAGAAGAGCTCCAAAACCACCGTCATACCCAAGCCCTGTACAACCTCCGAAATCACCAGCTCCATATGGCTCGAGAGGTGATAGTGGATTTCAAAGAAGAACCAGCAGTAAAATgattgaagaagaatatgTGGAAGGTGATGAAAGCTACGAAAAAGACGATACTTTCACTGCAATTATGGAAAAAATGACAAATTTGACAGGTGGGTCAGAAGAGGAGGAATACTCTGATTTAGTagataatgaagaaaatatcaaaagtGAAAGCTCCAGTATATATACAGAAGCTGTTGGCCATTTACCGCAGTCCACAACCCAGAGGGGCAAAGCTGATAAAAGACAGTCTTTTATTCAAAGTCCAAATAAGGCTATGTTTACAAATAATGCTCAAAAAAGCTCCCCTGGAGGCAAAGACAGCAAAGAAGTGTCAAATTTCACATCAAAAATACTCGGTGCATCATCTCCATTGAGACCACCAAATAGGAATAACGACTATTCCAGTAGTCCTTCTGGAAAGAACTCCAAGAGAAGGAGTTTAAGTGCTCAAGATATAACGGTGCTGGATAACAATGAGTTGGAAGACTCTAATAATCCGAAACAACGTTCTGTGAGTGAAGCTACTAAGAACAAAacaatgaagaagatgcCACCAAATAAACTAAAGTCACAAACAACAGCTTTTACCGAAGGTTTAAGAAC
The Tetrapisispora phaffii CBS 4417 chromosome 11, complete genome DNA segment above includes these coding regions:
- the TPHA0K00720 gene encoding uncharacterized protein (similar to Saccharomyces cerevisiae BOI1 (YBL085W) and BOI2 (YER114C); ancestral locus Anc_7.413) translates to MDIREKNILLCCCGGQSGKRYIARHHLGTATVVMSYRKISGLSTGSAAVPGSTRNVTPGPIKSVEATNNKGARSLPIYIAINEYSKRMEDELDFRPGDKIQVLLDDEEYNDGWYFGRNLRTQEEGLYPAVFTQEIKMERKYPLTRAKSFKRSVSNDSISQQQQQQQQGANNSIMEDIDTALNDMSGDSSLGGVDESAQQQVEVSMITTTTALDTSSADNVGSGNLTPTHARDWSPSQVAAYFRSAGFSQDTAEKFEQHKISGPILLELELSYLKELDIDSFGVRFEVFKEIENIKNAMGASPEQVLQPVQSQQRTSDMYYQTSRTSSNSGQLMPPANFDTLSYAKDGLPTIERPSSARHVRNPSKSLDDLPSSNPSPGTESQNSGSNIRHSKIQRPMSTIVNSESTTFTKKDELPLPKSVSEVLSNNNSFASPRRAPKPPSYPSPVQPPKSPAPYGSRGDSGFQRRTSSKMIEEEYVEGDESYEKDDTFTAIMEKMTNLTGGSEEEEYSDLVDNEENIKSESSSIYTEAVGHLPQSTTQRGKADKRQSFIQSPNKAMFTNNAQKSSPGGKDSKEVSNFTSKILGASSPLRPPNRNNDYSSSPSGKNSKRRSLSAQDITVLDNNELEDSNNPKQRSVSEATKNKTMKKMPPNKLKSQTTAFTEGLRTIRVQDAMKDADCSGWMNKKGSGTVGVWKTRFFTLHGTRLSYFGNTTDSRERGLIDITGHRVVPAREDDKLVSLYAASTGKGRYCFKLIPPQPGSKKGLTFTQPKVHYFAVDNKEEMRTWMTHLIKTTIDIDTSVPVVSSYTTPTVSLNKAQEMLTEAREVNRIREEQTSMENDESRLLWDQQNADTSNTAHNIIISTSDNGSPSYIGSPVEKKPAGTTNSMSTPMLNKFNSRSMQGTEENDTKSSLSNTSSNNNNRTTVSSSMGFSSPYLLASGMSTPNIVRSNSLRAKEKITNISTSDIQEDKQDGYFNSEESNKFLSEINFNSASPLILHLLPLLPFKIIEFL